In the genome of Cronobacter malonaticus LMG 23826, one region contains:
- the yedD gene encoding lipoprotein YedD: MKKIALGLMMLGLSGCVQVENYNEVVKTPPPAGIAGYWQSKGPQSELVSPEAIASLVVTPAGDTLDCRQWQRVIALPGKLMRRDDTLYNVTNKLEVYKLSREGNTLEYAGMTLERVDRPTTECADFLAKNPLETPLP; this comes from the coding sequence ATGAAAAAAATCGCACTGGGATTGATGATGCTGGGGCTGAGCGGATGCGTTCAGGTGGAGAACTATAACGAGGTGGTGAAAACGCCGCCGCCGGCGGGGATAGCGGGGTACTGGCAGTCGAAAGGGCCGCAAAGTGAGCTGGTAAGCCCGGAGGCGATCGCAAGCCTGGTGGTGACGCCCGCTGGTGATACCCTCGACTGCCGTCAATGGCAGCGGGTGATTGCGCTGCCAGGGAAGCTGATGCGTCGCGACGATACCCTGTATAACGTGACCAATAAGCTTGAAGTTTATAAGCTTTCTCGCGAGGGTAACACACTGGAATACGCCGGAATGACGCTTGAGCGCGTGGACCGTCCGACGACAGAATGCGCGGATTTCCTCGCCAAAAATCCGCTGGAGACGCCGCTGCCGTAA
- the fliT gene encoding flagella biosynthesis regulatory protein FliT: MNDFISSLNNWQALYALSNTMLSLANSGQWDELIEQEVKYVTLVEAIARNPIEPDNSVFHEKARELLTKVLANEAALKIKLQARMEELRVLIEQNGNQKSLVSTYGKLSGNVLMPNDFNQ; encoded by the coding sequence ATGAATGATTTCATCTCATCCCTAAATAACTGGCAGGCGCTGTATGCGCTTAGTAATACCATGCTCAGCCTGGCGAACTCAGGACAGTGGGATGAGCTGATTGAACAGGAAGTAAAGTACGTTACCCTGGTGGAAGCGATTGCCCGCAATCCGATCGAGCCGGACAACAGCGTGTTTCATGAGAAAGCGCGTGAGCTGCTGACAAAGGTGCTGGCCAACGAGGCAGCGCTGAAAATCAAACTGCAGGCGAGAATGGAAGAGTTACGCGTGCTGATTGAGCAGAACGGCAATCAGAAATCGCTGGTGTCCACCTATGGTAAGCTTTCCGGCAACGTTTTGATGCCAAACGATTTTAATCAATAA
- the fliS gene encoding flagellar export chaperone FliS has protein sequence MYNSSGVQAYQQVGLESAVMSASPHQLVVMLFDGALSALVRARLFIEQGDIVAKGQALTKAINIIDNGLKAGLNMDIGGDLPRNLASLYEYMVRRLLHANLRNDVDAINEVETLMTNIADAWKQIGPGTTLAQETF, from the coding sequence ATGTACAATAGCTCTGGTGTTCAGGCCTACCAGCAGGTGGGCCTGGAAAGTGCGGTAATGAGCGCAAGCCCACACCAGCTGGTCGTAATGTTATTTGACGGGGCACTCAGTGCCCTTGTTCGCGCGCGCCTGTTTATCGAACAGGGCGACATCGTGGCGAAAGGTCAGGCGCTGACCAAGGCCATTAACATTATCGATAACGGACTCAAAGCTGGCCTGAATATGGATATCGGCGGCGACCTGCCGCGTAATCTGGCCTCGCTTTACGAATACATGGTGCGACGTTTACTGCATGCGAACCTGCGTAACGATGTTGATGCCATCAATGAAGTTGAAACCCTGATGACCAATATTGCTGACGCCTGGAAGCAGATTGGTCCCGGCACCACTCTCGCGCAGGAAACGTTCTGA
- the fliD gene encoding flagellar filament capping protein FliD has translation MATISNLGVGSNLGLADLYDKLEAAEQTKLTVITKQQTTYNTQLSAYSKLQSSLQSLQTATAALGKTATWNSTSVSSTNTAFAATTTSDAMTGDYTVNVKQMAKAQVLTSGSIASNTTQLGATTGTTRTVTISQPGTSKPLTVSLADGDTSLNGIAKAINKAGGNVSASVIKASDGDYRLMLTSKTTGTSNDMTVTVTGDDTLQGIIGFDSSTKTGALSIQTASQNAKVVVNDIEIERSTNVISDALPGTTLTLKAQSTANETLSVTRATDANKKAVTDWVTAYNALQSTIASVTKYVKVDAGDTQSSNNGALIGDSNVRSIQSQLRSTLTQVQSGSIAIMAQLGITQDPVLAADGAAGVLKVDDAKLTKALTENPDAVQAYFVGDGKATGMATQMNNTLTSMLSTTTGKEGVIQNAKDSINDTLKSLDKRYTAMEASIEATMARYKSQFSNLDSLVNKLNSTSTYLTKQFSSSSS, from the coding sequence ATGGCTACAATCAGTAATCTCGGGGTAGGCTCGAATCTTGGGCTTGCCGATCTGTATGACAAGCTGGAAGCGGCAGAACAAACCAAACTGACGGTTATTACCAAACAGCAGACAACTTATAACACGCAGTTGAGCGCCTACAGCAAGCTGCAAAGTTCCCTGCAGAGCCTGCAGACCGCGACGGCTGCGCTCGGTAAAACCGCAACATGGAACTCAACCTCGGTCAGCAGTACTAACACCGCGTTTGCGGCAACCACCACCAGCGATGCGATGACCGGTGATTACACCGTCAACGTAAAACAGATGGCGAAAGCACAGGTGCTGACCTCTGGCTCTATCGCCAGCAACACCACGCAGCTGGGTGCCACCACTGGCACGACCCGAACCGTCACCATCAGCCAGCCGGGCACGTCCAAACCGCTGACCGTTTCTCTGGCTGATGGCGATACCTCGCTGAACGGCATCGCAAAAGCGATTAACAAAGCGGGCGGCAATGTTTCCGCAAGCGTGATTAAAGCGTCTGATGGCGACTACCGCCTGATGCTGACCTCCAAAACGACAGGCACCAGCAATGACATGACCGTCACGGTCACCGGCGACGATACCCTGCAGGGGATTATCGGCTTCGATTCCAGCACCAAAACCGGCGCGCTCTCCATCCAGACGGCCTCTCAGAACGCCAAAGTGGTGGTGAACGATATCGAAATCGAACGTTCCACCAACGTGATTTCTGACGCGCTGCCTGGCACCACGCTGACGCTGAAAGCGCAGAGCACCGCTAACGAAACGCTCTCTGTGACCCGCGCGACCGACGCCAACAAAAAGGCCGTGACCGACTGGGTGACCGCGTATAACGCGCTGCAGTCAACCATCGCGTCTGTGACCAAGTACGTCAAAGTGGATGCAGGCGATACGCAATCCTCCAACAACGGCGCGCTGATTGGCGACAGTAACGTGCGTTCCATTCAGTCTCAGCTGCGCAGCACGCTGACGCAGGTGCAGAGCGGCAGTATCGCTATCATGGCGCAGCTCGGTATCACGCAGGACCCGGTTCTGGCTGCCGACGGCGCCGCTGGCGTGCTGAAAGTTGATGATGCGAAACTGACCAAAGCGCTGACCGAAAACCCGGACGCCGTTCAGGCGTACTTTGTGGGCGATGGTAAAGCGACCGGTATGGCCACGCAGATGAATAACACCCTCACCTCTATGCTGAGCACCACCACCGGCAAAGAAGGGGTGATTCAGAATGCGAAAGACAGTATTAACGACACGCTGAAATCGCTGGATAAGCGCTATACCGCGATGGAAGCTTCTATTGAAGCCACCATGGCGCGTTATAAGTCGCAGTTTAGCAACCTGGATTCCCTGGTGAATAAACTGAACAGTACCTCAACGTACCTGACTAAACAGTTCTCCTCTTCAAGCAGTTAA